A portion of the Methanobrevibacter boviskoreani JH1 genome contains these proteins:
- a CDS encoding FeoA family protein: MIKTLDQLKTGESGKLVSYNEGGDTELKRHLMGMGFVRGSEITLEKIAPLGDPYEYKVKGYSVCLRKEEARNIEVEIVE, translated from the coding sequence ATGATAAAAACATTAGATCAATTAAAAACTGGTGAATCAGGTAAATTAGTTTCATATAACGAAGGCGGAGATACAGAACTTAAAAGACATTTAATGGGTATGGGATTTGTTAGAGGCTCCGAGATTACTCTTGAAAAGATTGCACCATTAGGTGATCCTTACGAATATAAGGTAAAAGGATATTCTGTCTGTCTTAGAAAAGAAGAGGCTAGAAATATAGAGGTTGAAATAGTAGAATAA
- the feoB gene encoding ferrous iron transport protein B: MENIKIGLAGNPNVGKTTLFNNLTGLHQHVGNWPGKTVEQAVGHFEEDNKRFEVIDLPGNYALSAHSIEEIVSRDFIVDEESDAIINIVDAANLERNLYLTVQMMELNANMGVCLNMNKIARKNGITVDVDKLSELLGVPVIEIEANSDVGHKDLLKMIEDLKNHPINSKDKLVYGNELKEHLQDLVNVISKDKNLLDVSAFWTAIKLLEDDEIVIDKVQQSSMSNPIFLEVRKVKDHLKDIYGVSAEEVIADARYAYIDGLINECVKLPENRQLTLSEKIDKVVTNRILGIPIFLIIMWVVFQVTFTIGAPFQDLLDAGFSALGDAVTAGIGENMISSLLVDGVIGGVGSVLSFVPQIILLFLLLSFLEDSGYLARAAFVMDRVMHKVLGLHGKAFIPMILGFGCGVPGIMATRTMEHEEDRLVSMMLIPFMSCTARLPVYLMFVGIFFASNQGNVIFSLYLLGVIVAIIVAAILKKSLFKGVSTPFVMELPSYKLPTLRGVLMHTGEKTWGFVRKAGTIILAAAIIVWVLSYFPAGVDYGSQGSLIGQIGTVIAPVFSPLGFGHWQAAVALLFGMVAKEVVVATLTSVLGGSTAALATIFTPLTAYAFMVFVLLYIPCFATIGTIKQESNGWRWPLIMVCVTLVTAFIVSFLVFHVGLLLGFH; the protein is encoded by the coding sequence ATGGAGAATATTAAAATTGGACTTGCAGGAAATCCTAACGTAGGAAAAACTACATTGTTCAATAATCTAACTGGACTCCATCAACATGTAGGTAATTGGCCAGGTAAAACTGTTGAACAAGCAGTAGGTCACTTCGAAGAAGATAACAAAAGATTTGAAGTTATTGATTTACCTGGTAATTATGCATTAAGTGCTCACTCTATTGAAGAAATTGTATCCAGAGATTTTATAGTTGATGAGGAATCTGATGCAATTATAAATATTGTAGATGCAGCAAACCTTGAACGTAACTTATATTTAACTGTTCAAATGATGGAACTTAATGCTAATATGGGTGTTTGTTTAAACATGAACAAAATCGCTCGTAAAAATGGAATTACTGTTGATGTTGATAAATTATCTGAATTATTAGGTGTTCCAGTTATTGAAATTGAAGCAAATAGTGATGTCGGACATAAAGATCTTCTTAAAATGATAGAAGATTTAAAAAATCATCCTATTAATAGTAAAGATAAACTTGTTTATGGTAATGAGTTAAAAGAACATCTTCAAGACTTGGTTAATGTAATCTCAAAAGATAAAAATCTCTTGGATGTTTCAGCATTTTGGACAGCAATTAAATTACTTGAAGATGATGAGATTGTAATAGATAAAGTTCAACAATCTTCAATGTCAAATCCAATATTTTTAGAAGTTAGGAAGGTTAAAGATCACCTTAAAGATATCTATGGAGTTTCTGCAGAAGAGGTTATTGCAGATGCTCGTTATGCTTATATTGATGGGTTAATAAATGAATGTGTTAAATTACCTGAAAACCGTCAATTAACATTATCTGAAAAAATCGATAAAGTTGTTACAAACAGGATTTTAGGTATACCTATCTTTTTAATTATCATGTGGGTTGTTTTCCAGGTAACATTTACCATTGGTGCCCCTTTCCAAGATTTATTAGATGCAGGTTTTTCAGCATTAGGTGATGCTGTTACCGCCGGTATTGGTGAAAACATGATATCATCACTTTTAGTAGATGGTGTTATCGGTGGAGTAGGAAGTGTTTTATCATTTGTACCTCAAATTATATTGCTTTTCTTATTACTTAGTTTCTTAGAAGATAGTGGTTATCTTGCAAGAGCTGCTTTTGTAATGGATAGAGTTATGCATAAGGTTTTAGGTCTTCATGGAAAGGCATTTATCCCAATGATTCTTGGTTTTGGTTGTGGAGTTCCAGGAATCATGGCAACACGTACTATGGAACATGAGGAAGATCGTTTAGTTTCCATGATGCTTATACCATTTATGTCTTGTACAGCAAGACTTCCAGTATATTTAATGTTCGTTGGAATATTCTTTGCATCAAACCAAGGTAATGTAATATTTTCACTTTATTTACTTGGTGTAATAGTTGCAATTATTGTAGCTGCAATACTTAAAAAATCATTATTTAAAGGAGTAAGTACTCCATTTGTAATGGAACTTCCATCATATAAATTACCTACACTTAGAGGAGTACTTATGCACACAGGTGAAAAAACCTGGGGATTCGTAAGAAAGGCTGGTACTATTATTTTAGCAGCAGCTATTATTGTATGGGTTTTAAGTTACTTCCCTGCAGGTGTAGACTACGGATCTCAAGGAAGTTTAATTGGTCAAATAGGAACTGTAATTGCACCAGTATTCAGTCCATTAGGATTTGGTCACTGGCAAGCAGCTGTAGCATTACTCTTTGGTATGGTTGCTAAAGAAGTTGTAGTTGCTACATTAACCTCTGTATTAGGTGGTAGTACTGCTGCACTTGCTACAATATTCACTCCATTAACTGCTTATGCATTTATGGTATTCGTATTATTATACATTCCATGTTTTGCAACTATCGGAACAATTAAACAAGAATCTAATGGATGGAGATGGCCATTAATAATGGTATGTGTAACATTAGTTACAGCATTTATTGTATCATTCTTAGTATTCCATGTCGGATTACTTTTAGGATTCCATTAG
- a CDS encoding 2-amino-3,7-dideoxy-D-threo-hept-6-ulosonate synthase has protein sequence MIGKKIRLERIINRKTGRTVIAPMDHGVSDGPVKGIVNIDKTIENISKGGANAVLMHKGIVENGHRGYGNDIGLIIHLSASTSLSTDPNNKVIVTSVERAIQLGADAVSIHVNVGSETEPYMLESLGEVAETCSQWGMPLLAMMYPRGPNIKDEHDVNLVKHAARVGAELGADIVKTNYTGDPASFEEVVEGALVPVIIAGGPSVDSNKDLLQMTKDSIEVGGAGVAFGRNFFQAENPEKITKAVSSIVHDNVDVEDALEILK, from the coding sequence ATGATAGGTAAGAAAATACGATTAGAACGTATTATAAATCGTAAAACTGGAAGGACAGTTATAGCACCTATGGACCATGGTGTATCAGACGGTCCTGTTAAAGGTATTGTAAACATTGATAAAACCATTGAGAATATCTCCAAAGGTGGAGCAAATGCAGTACTCATGCATAAAGGTATTGTGGAAAATGGTCATAGAGGATATGGTAATGATATTGGTCTTATTATCCATTTATCAGCAAGTACCTCTTTAAGTACAGACCCTAATAATAAGGTTATCGTAACCTCTGTTGAAAGAGCTATACAACTTGGCGCAGATGCAGTGTCCATACATGTAAATGTAGGTTCCGAAACTGAACCATACATGTTAGAATCTTTAGGAGAAGTTGCTGAAACCTGCAGTCAATGGGGTATGCCACTTCTTGCAATGATGTACCCACGTGGACCTAATATAAAAGATGAACATGATGTTAATCTTGTAAAACATGCAGCACGTGTAGGTGCAGAACTTGGAGCAGATATTGTAAAAACCAATTATACTGGAGATCCAGCTAGTTTTGAAGAGGTTGTGGAAGGTGCATTAGTACCTGTCATTATTGCAGGTGGTCCTAGTGTAGATTCAAATAAAGATTTACTCCAAATGACCAAAGATTCCATTGAAGTCGGCGGTGCAGGAGTAGCATTTGGCCGTAATTTCTTCCAAGCTGAAAATCCTGAAAAGATAACAAAAGCAGTTTCAAGTATTGTACATGATAATGTTGATGTTGAAGATGCTTTAGAAATACTTAAATAA
- a CDS encoding histidinol phosphate phosphatase domain-containing protein — translation MNNKRIDLHMHSLFSDGELLPSEIARRAYVLGHEAIAITDHVDYSNIEYISEIQAAIDDINSNWDINVLLGAEITHVPPSSIEPLAGKARDSGAKIVVVHGETLSEPVIEGTNLAAVSCKDVDILGHPGLISKEEAEIAKENDIALEISCRAGHCLGNGHVAQIAREVGNALVIDTDSHAPEDLADFNTAYKIGLGAGLSKEETLRALVDNPKHIIEKRV, via the coding sequence ATGAATAATAAAAGAATTGATTTACATATGCATAGTTTATTCTCTGATGGAGAGTTATTACCTTCAGAAATTGCAAGAAGAGCATACGTATTAGGTCATGAAGCTATAGCTATTACTGATCATGTGGATTATTCAAACATTGAATACATATCAGAAATACAGGCTGCTATTGATGATATAAATAGCAATTGGGACATTAATGTTTTACTTGGCGCTGAAATTACTCATGTACCGCCTAGTTCAATTGAGCCATTAGCAGGTAAAGCACGTGATTCTGGAGCTAAAATAGTTGTAGTTCATGGTGAAACTTTATCCGAGCCTGTAATTGAAGGAACTAATTTGGCTGCAGTTTCATGTAAGGATGTTGATATTTTAGGACATCCTGGATTAATTAGTAAGGAAGAAGCAGAAATTGCAAAAGAAAATGATATAGCATTAGAGATTAGCTGTAGGGCAGGTCATTGTTTGGGAAATGGTCATGTAGCTCAAATAGCTCGTGAAGTAGGCAATGCTCTTGTAATTGATACGGATTCTCATGCTCCTGAGGATTTAGCTGACTTTAATACAGCTTATAAAATAGGTCTTGGTGCAGGATTAAGCAAAGAAGAAACTTTAAGGGCATTAGTTGATAATCCTAAACATATTATTGAAAAAAGAGTATAA
- the thpR gene encoding RNA 2',3'-cyclic phosphodiesterase, producing MSDNIRSFLAIEVDKNLLNKINTIEDDFKQIDANIKYVPSKNMHFTLKFFGNIDLEMIDKISKSIEKVIKNYEPFGLKIKGSGAFPNEKRIKVIWIGIEENPELKSLQKELDHEFNKLGFNLERNYISHLTIGRMKSGRNKNQVQNKIKKYRDYEIGDMCVRKIYLKKSTLTPNGPIYENIKEFNL from the coding sequence ATGAGTGATAATATTCGAAGTTTTCTTGCAATTGAAGTAGATAAAAACCTTCTTAACAAAATCAACACAATTGAAGATGATTTTAAACAAATTGACGCCAATATTAAATATGTTCCAAGTAAAAACATGCATTTTACACTAAAATTCTTTGGAAACATTGATTTAGAAATGATAGACAAGATTTCAAAATCAATAGAAAAAGTAATTAAAAACTATGAGCCATTTGGACTAAAAATTAAAGGATCAGGTGCATTTCCAAATGAAAAAAGAATAAAAGTTATTTGGATTGGAATTGAGGAAAACCCAGAACTTAAAAGTCTTCAAAAGGAATTAGATCATGAGTTTAACAAATTAGGTTTTAATCTCGAAAGAAATTATATTTCTCACTTAACAATCGGTAGAATGAAAAGCGGAAGGAATAAGAATCAGGTCCAGAATAAAATTAAAAAATATAGGGATTATGAGATTGGTGATATGTGTGTTAGGAAAATATATCTTAAAAAAAGTACATTAACACCGAATGGTCCAATATATGAAAATATAAAAGAGTTTAATCTTTAA
- a CDS encoding 3-dehydroquinate synthase II: MSEKFAWILNPLSSWDETKEMITTSLESGIDHIVNFSSENNENIRKLGNINIVSNSEDSDIYLVGISSEGDGTLELDENLDKSKDLAEAKKFKNLNKPVCAYIEITDKNHEQLAVKLGDYCDYLILVGKDWTVIPLENIIADLQTKDVKLIAAVESVEDAKVAIETLEVGTDGVIFEPKDFNQIKEISKLIENLSQETYSLKDATVTNVTPLGSGDRVCIDTTAIMEPGEGMLIGSYSKAMIFVHSESLESEYVASRPFRVNAGPVQAYVMVPGGKTRYLSELEVGDEVLIVNTDGETRKAYVGRSKIEKRPLLLIEAEYEDVKIKTLVQNAETIRVVDNDGKPLSVADLKKGDKIKVFIDQKARHFGMSIDENIIEK; the protein is encoded by the coding sequence ATGTCAGAAAAATTTGCTTGGATATTAAACCCACTAAGTAGTTGGGATGAAACAAAAGAAATGATTACAACATCTCTTGAATCTGGAATTGACCATATTGTAAATTTTTCAAGTGAAAATAATGAGAACATAAGAAAACTTGGAAATATAAATATTGTATCAAATAGTGAAGATAGTGATATTTATCTTGTTGGTATTTCCTCTGAGGGAGATGGAACACTTGAATTAGATGAAAATTTAGATAAATCTAAAGATTTAGCTGAGGCAAAAAAATTTAAAAACTTAAATAAACCAGTATGTGCCTATATAGAGATAACTGATAAGAATCATGAACAGTTAGCAGTTAAACTTGGAGATTATTGTGATTATTTAATTCTTGTTGGAAAAGATTGGACTGTAATCCCACTTGAAAACATTATTGCTGACTTACAAACTAAAGATGTTAAACTCATAGCAGCTGTAGAATCTGTAGAAGATGCAAAAGTAGCAATTGAAACTTTAGAAGTAGGTACAGATGGTGTTATCTTTGAACCTAAAGACTTTAATCAGATCAAAGAAATTTCAAAATTGATTGAGAATTTATCTCAGGAAACTTATAGTCTTAAAGATGCAACAGTCACCAATGTAACCCCACTTGGCTCAGGCGATAGAGTTTGCATAGATACTACTGCAATAATGGAACCAGGTGAGGGAATGCTTATTGGTTCATATTCAAAAGCTATGATTTTTGTTCACTCCGAAAGTTTAGAAAGTGAATATGTGGCATCAAGACCTTTTAGAGTTAATGCAGGACCAGTTCAAGCATATGTAATGGTTCCTGGTGGAAAAACACGTTATCTATCAGAGCTTGAAGTTGGAGATGAAGTATTAATAGTCAATACTGATGGTGAAACAAGAAAGGCTTATGTTGGTAGATCTAAAATAGAAAAAAGACCACTCCTATTAATTGAAGCAGAATATGAAGATGTAAAAATCAAAACATTAGTTCAAAATGCTGAGACAATTCGTGTAGTAGATAACGATGGAAAACCTTTATCTGTTGCTGACTTGAAAAAAGGAGATAAGATTAAGGTCTTCATAGATCAAAAAGCTCGCCATTTTGGAATGAGTATTGATGAAAATATTATTGAAAAATAG
- a CDS encoding pantoate kinase, with amino-acid sequence MVEIFVPSHITGFFSIYPKSNKLIKGSLGCGVLLDKGVKTIITESSKDGVNIKINGKKDKYHEVISRKTIDLINSHYDINEYLDKIDVNGLEINHEIQVPIGCGFGTSASSCLGTSLGLKEALRLPIDYTKAGQYGHLSEVSLNCGLGDVIAQMSKGIVLRIRPGAPGIGKTTNIKSDYKVVYKSLSKIDTSSIITNPEFEKRINEEGIKAQKAYVKDIGSENFIRCSYEFSKNIGLFNSEIEDMIDEFNEFCIGSSMAMIGNTVFGFTKDTDSISKEYSIANIDNNGIRIEK; translated from the coding sequence ATGGTAGAAATTTTTGTTCCATCACATATTACAGGTTTCTTCTCAATTTATCCGAAAAGCAATAAGCTTATTAAAGGATCACTTGGATGTGGTGTACTACTTGATAAAGGTGTTAAAACAATAATTACAGAAAGTTCCAAAGATGGAGTTAATATAAAGATCAATGGTAAAAAAGACAAATACCATGAGGTCATCAGTAGAAAAACTATTGACCTAATCAATTCACATTACGATATCAATGAATATTTAGATAAGATAGATGTAAATGGTCTTGAAATCAATCACGAAATTCAAGTACCTATAGGCTGTGGATTCGGAACCTCAGCATCATCCTGTCTTGGAACATCACTAGGTCTTAAAGAGGCATTAAGGTTACCTATTGATTATACTAAAGCGGGACAATATGGACATTTAAGTGAGGTATCCCTTAATTGCGGACTTGGTGATGTGATAGCCCAGATGTCAAAAGGAATTGTTTTAAGAATAAGACCTGGTGCACCAGGAATAGGTAAAACAACCAACATTAAATCTGATTATAAGGTTGTATATAAGTCATTAAGTAAAATAGACACTTCCTCAATTATAACAAATCCGGAATTTGAAAAAAGGATAAATGAAGAGGGAATTAAAGCTCAGAAAGCATATGTTAAAGACATAGGTAGTGAAAACTTTATTAGATGTTCTTATGAATTCTCAAAAAATATCGGATTATTTAATAGTGAAATTGAAGATATGATTGATGAATTTAACGAATTTTGTATAGGTTCATCTATGGCAATGATTGGGAATACGGTATTCGGCTTTACAAAAGATACAGATTCAATAAGCAAAGAATATTCAATTGCGAATATTGACAATAACGGAATAAGAATAGAGAAGTAA
- a CDS encoding transglutaminase domain-containing protein: MNKIKTKTKFILVLVLISIIFLGLNGISANNSCQTYYNDSNIVANVSNASVEYHDIIMDKTNYCECYNDDENNYSEFGQHEIIYTDPIHPEEFDLEDIPVHNPEPVNDLPPFLKENMSNLKYLNNNINYENISDDSTLITSSKHITTNNLTTTTDEDITSDSNLISNTNYNYIDINPEYPENNSVPPKNIPKPIGIDPYISYYNSNLTNNKVRVKLKTRDIIYNYGDIKIFDVKLLDETDNPLKNQIILFTINSRTYVKQTDNDGQARIKIDLKPGSYNINTTFVGNDYYSSESVQNKIKITNKTETRLSANNIYMVYNEDRTHQIKLTDKNNNSLINQTVKLLVNKYNTDKNNLTNQYKSTVQYNVKTNEKGYVSLKIKLKPGIYNITGEYLGDTHYYPSACSNFLTIISYNKGNTKYEGEPISPYLIETGTCQKNNTMIKELAQSLTKGKKTTVEKANAIYSYVKENIKYENYLSSNGALETLKQKTGNCTDQAHLIVALCRSIDIPARYCYGTEHVWTQILDKDNAIWITADTTTKSYGFGIWNTYPLYTTYSSI, from the coding sequence GTGAATAAGATTAAAACCAAAACCAAATTTATTTTGGTTCTTGTATTAATCAGTATAATATTTCTTGGTTTAAATGGAATTTCAGCTAATAATTCATGCCAAACATATTATAATGATTCTAATATAGTTGCCAATGTAAGCAATGCATCTGTTGAATATCATGACATTATCATGGATAAAACCAACTATTGTGAATGTTATAATGATGATGAGAATAATTATTCCGAGTTTGGACAACATGAAATAATATATACAGATCCTATTCATCCGGAGGAATTTGACTTAGAGGATATTCCAGTTCATAATCCGGAACCTGTTAACGATTTACCACCATTTCTCAAGGAAAATATGAGTAATCTAAAATATCTTAATAATAATATTAATTATGAAAATATTTCCGATGATTCCACTCTAATCACATCTAGCAAACACATCACAACCAACAATTTAACCACAACCACAGATGAGGATATTACTTCCGATAGTAATTTGATATCCAATACTAATTACAATTATATTGACATTAATCCCGAATACCCTGAAAACAACTCAGTTCCACCTAAGAATATTCCGAAACCTATTGGAATAGATCCTTATATTAGTTACTACAATTCAAACCTAACAAACAATAAAGTTAGAGTCAAATTAAAAACAAGAGATATTATCTATAATTATGGTGATATAAAAATATTTGATGTGAAATTATTAGATGAAACTGATAATCCTTTAAAAAATCAAATAATATTATTTACAATAAATTCAAGAACCTATGTAAAACAGACAGATAATGATGGGCAAGCCAGAATAAAAATTGATTTAAAACCTGGTAGCTATAATATTAATACAACATTTGTTGGAAATGATTATTATAGTAGTGAAAGTGTTCAAAACAAGATTAAAATTACAAATAAAACTGAAACAAGATTATCTGCCAATAATATTTACATGGTTTATAATGAGGATAGAACACATCAGATAAAACTTACTGACAAGAATAACAACTCCTTAATTAATCAAACAGTTAAATTACTAGTCAATAAATACAATACAGATAAAAACAACCTAACTAACCAATATAAATCCACAGTTCAATATAATGTTAAAACTAATGAAAAAGGATATGTATCCCTAAAAATTAAGTTAAAGCCGGGAATTTACAATATTACAGGAGAATATCTTGGAGATACACATTATTATCCTTCAGCATGTAGTAATTTCCTAACTATTATTTCATATAATAAAGGAAATACGAAATATGAAGGAGAACCTATTTCCCCTTACCTAATAGAGACCGGTACCTGTCAAAAAAATAATACAATGATAAAAGAACTTGCACAGTCATTAACCAAAGGAAAGAAAACAACTGTTGAAAAGGCAAATGCAATCTATTCATATGTTAAAGAGAATATCAAATACGAAAACTATTTAAGTTCCAATGGGGCACTAGAAACATTAAAACAGAAAACTGGTAATTGTACAGACCAAGCACATTTAATTGTTGCATTATGTAGATCCATAGATATTCCTGCAAGATATTGTTATGGAACTGAACATGTATGGACACAAATCTTAGATAAAGATAATGCAATATGGATTACAGCAGATACAACTACCAAATCATATGGATTCGGTATTTGGAATACTTATCCATTATACACAACATATTCATCAATTTAG
- a CDS encoding 2,5-diamino-6-(ribosylamino)-4(3H)-pyrimidinone 5'-phosphate reductase: MKPYVILNAAMTLDGKIATKTGSSEISGNEDKIRVHELRRDVDGIMVGIGTVLQDNPKLTVRRVKAKKEDNPIRIIVDSRGRTPIDCRTINDMAPSIIAISKDYENTDKVKELSRKAEIYASGTEHVDLKRLMDYLYKKGIKTLMLEGGSTLNFSMLKEGLIDEVRICIAPMIVGGKNSKTLFDGEGFDYMKDSTKLELKKDYKLGKDLILEYKVKHSD, encoded by the coding sequence ATGAAACCTTATGTGATACTTAATGCAGCAATGACCCTAGATGGGAAAATAGCCACAAAAACAGGATCTTCTGAAATATCAGGTAATGAAGATAAAATTAGAGTTCACGAATTAAGACGTGACGTTGATGGAATCATGGTAGGCATTGGTACTGTTTTACAAGACAACCCTAAACTTACTGTAAGAAGAGTCAAAGCAAAAAAAGAGGATAATCCTATAAGAATCATTGTAGACAGTCGTGGAAGAACCCCTATTGATTGTAGAACAATTAATGATATGGCTCCAAGTATTATTGCAATTAGTAAAGATTATGAAAATACAGATAAGGTAAAAGAGCTTAGCAGAAAAGCAGAGATATATGCATCAGGAACTGAACATGTAGACCTTAAAAGATTAATGGATTATTTATACAAAAAAGGAATTAAAACATTAATGTTAGAAGGCGGTTCCACACTCAATTTCTCAATGCTGAAAGAAGGATTAATTGACGAGGTAAGAATTTGCATTGCACCAATGATAGTTGGAGGTAAAAATTCAAAAACATTGTTTGATGGTGAAGGTTTCGATTATATGAAAGATTCAACAAAATTAGAACTTAAAAAGGATTATAAATTAGGAAAGGATCTTATTTTAGAATATAAAGTTAAACACAGTGATTAA
- a CDS encoding CmcI family methyltransferase, with translation MIKLNYDIKLYRKSLMKILKPTDTVIELGCHVGGSSKIIAEILEDGQLISLDNSPEAINKMEKLQEEYSNIKFISGDVRLHDIIQEVYKITQSADVLSVDLGGGYHPDTVFKVYYIWSSTFKPRDSIIRNKGIIDFVNTAQLEENIVSEKGYLDSYNDEGIPPQIKEFNLWTNSLKNK, from the coding sequence ATGATTAAACTTAACTATGACATTAAATTATATAGAAAATCCCTTATGAAAATATTAAAACCTACCGATACTGTAATAGAATTAGGCTGTCATGTTGGTGGAAGCTCTAAGATTATTGCTGAAATTTTAGAAGATGGACAGTTAATATCATTAGACAATAGTCCTGAGGCAATAAATAAAATGGAAAAACTTCAGGAAGAGTATTCAAATATTAAATTTATAAGTGGTGATGTCCGCCTACATGACATAATTCAAGAAGTATATAAGATTACTCAGAGTGCTGATGTTTTATCAGTAGATCTAGGTGGAGGATATCACCCAGATACTGTTTTTAAAGTTTATTATATATGGTCCTCAACGTTTAAACCTAGAGACTCAATTATCCGAAATAAAGGAATAATAGATTTTGTAAACACCGCCCAATTAGAGGAGAATATAGTTTCAGAAAAAGGTTACCTTGATAGCTATAATGACGAAGGTATACCGCCACAGATTAAGGAGTTTAATCTTTGGACAAATTCTCTAAAAAACAAATAA